A DNA window from Phragmites australis chromosome 11, lpPhrAust1.1, whole genome shotgun sequence contains the following coding sequences:
- the LOC133884186 gene encoding protein SLENDER RICE1-LIKE 2-like, which produces MGHFPIGWPPMDPAAAAALTGTLPLPSQALAANGAAYCVDPALYAFVPPHMMHPAPAIEAEAARRRQEEENAAIRLVHLLVTCAGAIQAGDYSAAHGNLTEAHGILAAITTAMGIGRVAEHFAAALSQRLFPATPHAAPPTKPPAAPAELYHHFYEATPYIKFAHSTANQAILEAFEGCGRVHVVDFALMQGLQWPALIHALAKREGGPPFLRITGIGPQPTGPRDELHEVGLRLAELARSLDVPFAFRGVAADQLDGVRPWMLNLVPGEAIAVNSILQLHRILVDPDADPTVTAPIDILLNWVTALQPRVFTVVEQEADHNKPSLLERFTNALFHYAAMFDSMEAVGSSNALAEAYLRAEIFDIVCGEGSARAERHELLVPWRERLARAGLTQLPFGPNALRQVTTQLIRMTSFSGAGFGVLECAGSLALAWHDRPLYAATAWRATGGDAAGAVTNIEGCANGNSRNGSSESNSSGNLATAQGAAKGIIMQ; this is translated from the coding sequence ATGGGCCACTTCCCCATCGGCTGGCCGCCCATGGAccccgctgccgctgccgcgctCACCGGCACCCTGCCGCTCCCGTCCCAGGCCCTGGCGGCCAACGGCGCCGCGTACTGCGTCGACCCGGCCCTGTACGCGTTCGTCCCGCCCCACATGATGCATCCCGCCCCAGCCATCGAGGCAGAGGCGGCGAGGCGGCgccaggaggaggagaacgcggCCATCCGCCTGGTGCACCTCCTCGTCACCTGCGCCGGCGCCATCCAGGCGGGCGACTACTCCGCCGCGCATGGCAACTTGACCGAGGCGCACGGGATCCTCGCGGCGATCACGACGGCGATGGGCATCGGCCGCGTCGCGGAACACTTCGCCGCCGCACTCTCGCAGCGCCTCTTCCCGGCGACCCCGCACGCAGCGCCTCCAACAAAGCCTCCCGCCGCGCCGGCCGAGCTCTACCATCACTTCTACGAGGCGACGCCATACATCAAGTTCGCCCACTCCACAGCCAACCAGGCCATCCTCGAGGCGTTCGAGGGCTGCGGCCGCGTGCACGTCGTCGATTTCGCCCTAATGCAGGGCCTGCAGTGGCCGGCGCTCATCCACGCTCTGGCCAAGCGCGAAGGCGGCCCGCCGTTTCTGCGCATCACTGGCATTGGCCCGCAACCCACTGGCCCCCGCGACGAGCTCCACGAGGTGGGTCTTCGCCTCGCCGAGCTCGCGCGCTCCTTGGACGTCCCCTTCGCCTTCCGGGGAGTCGCCGCCGACCAACTCGACGGGGTTCGCCCGTGGATGCTCAACCTCGTCCCCGGCGAGGCGATCGCCGTCAACTCCATCCTGCAGCTCCACCGCATCCTCGTCGACCCGGACGCCGACCCGACGGTGACCGCGCCCATTGACATCCTCCTCAACTGGGTCACCGCCTTACAGCCCAGGGTCTTCACGGTTGTCGAGCAGGAGGCGGATCACAACAAGCCCTCGCTGCTGGAGCGGTTCACCAACGCGCTGTTCCACTACGCGGCCATGTTCGACTCCATGGAGGCCGTGGGTTCCAGCAACGCGCTCGCGGAGGCGTACCTCCGGGCAGAGATCTTCGACATCGTCTGCGGCGAGGGCAGCGCCCGCGCCGAGCGGCACGAGCTGCTGGTTCCCTGGCGGGAGAGGCTCGCACGCGCGGGGCTGACTCAGCTGCCGTTCGGCCCGAACGCGCTCCGGCAGGTGACGACGCAGCTGATCCGCATGACGTCGTTCTCCGGCGCGGGGTTCGGCGTCTTGGAGTGCGCCGGCAGCCTCGCACTCGCGTGGCACGACCGACCGCTGTACGCGGCGACGGCGTGGCGGGCGACAGGAGGGGATGCTGCCGGCGCCGTCACTAACATCGAGGGGTGCGCCAACGGTAACAGTAGGAACGGTAGCAGTGAGAGCAACAGCAGTGGCAACCTGGCAACTGCCCAGGGTGCAGCTAAGGGAATTATCATGCAGTAA
- the LOC133884218 gene encoding protein CHLOROPLAST VESICULATION-like — MATSSSISCCVVPPAPPKEPSFRLQPTHAPRSGGLRRACVAAAACAVMGMADGGGMDLAQGSTAASRADDVVAVQVPARWSDRRQCPPWRANSLENIVPENLPRPSARRRFNSITAAERASPALAPDAVAPFLALRSGMGCFSL, encoded by the exons ATGGCGACTTCCTCCTCCATCAGCTGCTGCGTCGTGCCTCCAGCTCCGCCCAAAGAACCTAGCTTTCGTCTCCAGCCCACGCATGCACCGAG GTCGGGCGGGTTGCGCCGGGCGTGCGTGGCGGCCGCGGCGTGCGCCGTCATGGGGATGGCTGATGGCGGCGGCATGGACCTTGCACAGGGCAGCACGGCCGCCTCAAGGGCCGACGACGTGGTGGCCGTGCAGGTGCCGGCGCGGTGGAGCGACCGCAGGCAGTGCCCGCCGTGGCGTGCCAACTCGCTGGAGAACATCGTGCCGGAGAACCTCCCTCGGCCGTCGGCGCGCCGGAGGTTCAACAGCatcacggcggcggagagggcATCCCCTGCCCTCGCGCCTGACGCGGTGGCGCCGTTCCTGGCGCTGCGCTCCGGCATGGGTTGCTTCTCCCTCTAG
- the LOC133884907 gene encoding pentatricopeptide repeat-containing protein At1g15510, chloroplastic: MPPPLTKPTPNPPLPLLASLPSPRPLPPTRRRRRPPEKWPRRLSSAAPRAAVSAAASTSSADSSASLLALCSHGQLAQALWLLESSAEPPDEDAYVALFRLCEWRRAVEPGMRSCAHADEHHAWFGLRLGNAMLSMLVRFGEMWHAWKVFAKMPERDVFSWNVMVGGYGKGGFLQEALDLYYRMMWAGVRPDVYTFPCVLRSCGGVPDWRMGREVHAHVLRFGFGDEVDVLNALMTMYAKCGDVVAARKVFDSMTVMDCISWNAMIAGHFENDECSAGLELFLTMLEDEVQPNLMTITSVTVASGLLSDIGFAKEMHGLAVKRGFSIDVASCNSLIQMYASLGMMGQARTVFSRMDTKDAMSWTAMISGYEKNGFPDKALEVYALMEVNNVSPDDITIASALAACACLGRLDVGIKLHELAESKGFISYIVVANALLEMYAKSKHIDKAIEVFRCMPEKDVVSWSSMIAGFCFNHKNFEALYYFRHMMAYIKPNSVTFIAALAACAATGALRSGKEIHAHVLRCGIGSEGYLPNALIDLYVKCGQTGYAWAQFCVNGGKDVVSWNIMLAGFVAHGSMDTAFSFFNQMVKVGERPDEVTFIALLCACSRSGMVSEGWELFHSMTEKYSIVPNLKHYACMVDLLSRVGRLTEAYSFINEMPITPDAAVWGALLNGCRIHRHVELGELAAKIILELEPNDAGYHVLLCDLYADAGRWDQLARVRKTMREKGLDQDSGCSWVEVKGVVHAFLSDDESHPQIREINAVLHGIYERMKASGFAPVESHSSEDKEVSKDDIFCGHSERQAVAFGLINTTPGTSISVTKNQYTCQSCHRILKMISNIVRREITVRDSKQFHHFKDGTCSCGDEGYG, translated from the coding sequence ATGCCGCCTCCGCTAACTAAGCCCACGCCGAACCCTCCCCTCCCGCTCCTCGCCTCCCTCCCCTCGCCGCGCCCCCTCCCgcccacccgccgccgccgccgccccccgGAGAAGTGGCCCCGCCGTCTCAGCTCGGCCGCCCCGCGCGCCGCCGTATCGGCCGCAgcttccacctcctccgccgacTCGAGCGCGTCGCTGCTGGCGCTCTGCTCCCATGGCCAGCTCGCGCAGGCGCTCTGGCTCCTCGAGTCCTCCGCGGAGCCGCCCGACGAGGACGCGTACGTCGCGCTGTTCCGCCTCTGCGAGTGGCGCCGCGCGGTGGAGCCCGGGATGCGCTCGTGCGCGCACGCGGACGAGCACCACGCGTGGTTCGGCCTCCGCCTCGGGAACGCCATGCTCAGCATGCTTGTCAGGTTCGGGGAGATGTGGCACGCGTGGAAGGTGTTCGCCAAAATGCCCGAGCGGGACGTCTTCTCCTGGAACGTCATGGTGGGCGGGTACGGGAAGGGAGGCTTCCTACAGGAGGCGCTGGATTTGTACTATAGGATGATGTGGGCCGGTGTGAGGCCTGATGTCTACACGTTCCCCTGCGTGCTGCGGAGTTGCGGAGGCGTACCTGACTGGAGAATGGGGAGGGAGGTGCACGCGCATGTTCTTCGGTTTGGGTTTGGAGACGAGGTCGACGTCTTAAATGCGCTCATGACCATGTATGCCAAATGTGGGGATGTTGTGGCTGCTCGGAAGGTGTTTGACAGTATGACCGTGATGGACTGTATCTCATGGAATGCGATGATTGCTGGACATTTTGAGAATGATGAGTGCAGCGCGGGGTTGGAGTTGTTTCTTACCATGCTGGAGGATGAGGTGCAGCCTAACCTCATGACGATAACCAGTGTGACTGTTGCATCAGGGTTGTTGTCTGACATAGGTTTTGCAAAGGAAATGCATGGGCTTGCAGTAAAGAGGGGTTTTTCCATTGATGTTGCATCCTGCAACTCTTTGATTCAAATGTATGCGAGTCTTGGAATGATGGGGCAGGCTAGAACAGTATTCTCAAGAATGGATACTAAAGATGCCATGTCATGGACAGCCATGATATCTGGGTATGAGAAAAATGGCTTCCCGGATAAAGCTCTTGAAGTGTATGCACTGATGGAAGTGAACAATGTAAGTCCTGATGATATTACTATCGCTAGTGCCCTTGCTGCCTGTGCATGCTTGGGGCGCTTGGATGTTGGCATCAAGTTGCATGAGCTTGCTGAGAGCAAGGGATTCATAAGTTACATCGTAGTTGCTAACGCACTCCTTGAAATGTATGCAAAGTCCAAGCACATTGATAAGGCTATTGAAGTTTTTAGGTGCATGCCTGAGAAGGATGTAGTATCATGGAGTTCAATGATCGCGGGATTTTGCTTCAACCATAAAAACTTTGAGGCTCTTTACTATTTCCGGCATATGATGGCATATATAAAACCCAATTCTGTCACTTTTATTGCCGCTCTTGCTGCTTGTGCTGCTACTGGGGCTTTGAGGAGTGGTAAGGAGATCCATGCACATGTTTTAAGGTGTGGTATTGGATCTGAAGGTTATTTACCCAATGCCCTTATAGACTTGTATGTAAAATGTGGCCAGACAGGCTATGCTTGGGCACAGTTTTGTGTCAATGGTGGAAAGGACGTTGTGTCTTGGAATATCATGCTTGCTGGTTTTGTTGCTCATGGGAGCATGGATACTGCTTTTTCGTTCTTCAATCAAATGGTGAAAGTTGGAGAGCGTCCAGATGAAGTTACATTTATTGCTCTATTATGTGCTTGTAGTAGGAGTGGAATGGTTAGTGAAGGCTGGGAGCTTTTTCATAGCATGACTGAGAAATACTCTATTGTTCCAAATCTCAAGCattatgcatgcatggtggATCTACTAAGTCGTGTTGGTAGACTGACTGAAGCTTACAGCTTCATAAATGAAATGCCTATCACACCAGATGCTGCTGTTTGGGGAGCCTTGTTAAATGGATGTCGGATACACCGACATGTTGAACTTGGGGAGCTTGCTGCAAAAATTATTCTTGAGTTGGAGCCTAATGATGCCGGATATCATGTTCTTTTGTGTGATCTATATGCTGATGCTGGTAGATGGGATCAATTGGCAAGAGTGAGGAAAACCATGCGGGAGAAAGGATTGGATCAAGACTCTGGATGTAGTTGGGTTGAGGTTAAAGGAGTAGTCCATGCATTTCTTTCAGATGATGAATCACATCCACAgatcagagaaataaatgctgTTCTACACGGCATATATGAGCGGATGAAAGCATCTGGTTTTGCTCCTGTTGAATCTCATTCTTCAGAAGATAAAGAAGTATCCAAGGACGACATCTTTTGTGGTCACAGTGAAAGACAAGCTGTTGCTTTCGGTTTGATCAATACCACACCTGGCACCTCAATTTCCGTCACAAAGAACCAGTACACTTGCCAGAGCTGTCACAGAATATTGAAGATGATTTCTAACATTGTTCGAAGAGAGATAACTGTTAGGGACAGTAAGCAATTCCACCATTTTAAGGATGGAACTTGTTCATGTGGAGATGAAGGCTACGGATGA